Below is a genomic region from Lampris incognitus isolate fLamInc1 chromosome 2, fLamInc1.hap2, whole genome shotgun sequence.
ctcccatgggtcatgctcggcctgcgttcggccccgaaggaagacctccagacctcctccgctgagctggtgtatggccagcccctgcgagttccgggggagtttcttccggatgctacgactccctggtcggccgcctctcacctcagtgcgtcccggagcgctgccggtgccttcgctcccgttccgatgtctcaacactgcctcccccggtcctacgtccccaaggatctgccatcggcgaggtacgtcttcattaggcacgacagccatcggtccccgctgcagcccccatacgacgggcccttccgcgtcctggaggcgggggataagaactttgtggtggacatggggggcaggccggagcgggtcgctatagaccgtctcaagcctgctcacttggacattggggagccaatgcaattggccctacccccgcggcggggacgccctcctaggtcggccccggcacctgcctctgttcctgcttcggccccgcctatggcccgggtttcggccccatctgtttcccctcctgtgaagcgcagccgttatggccgcagggtccaccccccgactcgtcacttgttttccccgtgactttgcactatgtcattgactgttctgttgtagagtctatttttatgttcatgagttgcgcttttgctgttttgcattgttttgtgtaggtgaattctgggggggcctgtgtggtgacccacatctatataactagagacattcacctaagagagaatgcacttccgcttccggagcagagagttcagtgtcgttgtcgaatatatgacatgtaaagttggagctagtaaactacctcgactacgtctactctcacgtctcctgtctcgttgttttctaactccacaatacaaGTATTTAAAGTTTGCGGTGGTCAACAATCAAATGCTTTAAATATATTGTCATACCTAGAGAGAAGGTGAAAAAAACTGCGTTCATTATTTGAAGTAACAACACTAACAAATTCCAGTTTTGTTTCCTGCAGGAATGATGCCACCAAACAACAGTGGGACATTTTTCACAAGACACAGACCAATGCCATTGCCAGCACTCTCCAAAATAATCTTTGTGGGACGGTTTTTTCGTTCTAAAAAATCCATAATCAAAACCATAAAACCCGGAAAGCTAATCCTGTTCTGATAACTGTTGTGTGAGGTATTCAAAAAACAATTCGATCTCATACTGAGCCACACCCTCAAGATCATGCATTACAATATCAAATGAATTATTACCAACATGGAGGCACTTCAGTGACTCAAATGTAGAATATTTTTTCAAACCGTGTAGTGACTTCGGTTGTGGGTTTTCCTGGAGAGACTTGCAATGCGTttcaaaaggaaaaaaattaaaaaagccaGATCGCATCATCAGTTATGATGGCAGCGTTCCCCTCTTGCAGCAGCTCCCAGAGGGAATCCAATTAGCTCTTAGCGATAGGGAAAGGAAATTAGTGTCGGATTGGCTATTTTAACCAATAAACTCCACTCTCAGTTAGTCACAAAGTAGCGACCTAATTTGGTGGGCGGCACATTAATGCTGAAGCACTCTGCCCCTGGAGCGCAGTAACCCTTTAGGCATCATTTAAGCATCAACGAGTGGAGATTATTGACGTATGTATATTCCAAAATATAAatccactagaagaaccccgctacaatgtagcggtttggttatccacccgtctaaatctccctcctcttcatcctgccagctaaccgcgttccccctgcccctaaacccccccactccaactccctccccccaaacgctcagaatcatctgaaatgccgagaaaagtggtttttagccttttttagaaaatgcatattttgcataattatgcataatcattttaattttctgctatttttctggtcctctctggaacaatacctaccacctccaaaaaaatttaggatcataagtgcatttttgcaaaaatgcatatatattttgcataatgccaaaacatcagtcccagaaaattttttttatataggtgaaaaaatcaaagatgctcagaatcacctgaaatgccgagaaccgtggtttttagccatttttagaaaaatgcatattttgcatatttatgcataattatgcataatcttaattttttaagatttttcccgtactctctgagacaatacctaccacctccaaaaagaattaggatcataagtgctttagttttcggtcccgctatctacactaactaacacacacacacactaacaccacacacacacacacacacacacacacacacacacacacacacacattacgaacatATATGAGTAGACTACTTTTATACATGACACCATTGCGTACGTTACCAAACACGAGCTCCTACAGTCCGCGAGTGTCGTGGACGCGCAAACTCCCGATATTCCCACTTGTCCCGGACGAGGGACTGTGACGTAGGGGTGTGGGCGGGGCTAACCCGTCCGACCCCGCCTCCCCGCGGGCCGCAGCGCGTACTGCTTGGGTTTGTCACGGCTTTTGGAGAATTGCCCAGTGGAGTAGAAGAAACGTGAATGGAGAGTCTTCCGCTAGAGGACGCAGGTTTTCGCTCTCCCTCCCCCTGTTGAGCATATGACAGCCGCCCGCCGCACAGGAGGACTCGCACGGAGCGATACGGACGCAACCGGCTGAGCTCAGTGGAAACCACCGCCCTCGAGATGCTGGCGCTTATAAACCGGCTTTTAGACTGGTTCAAGTCTCTGTTCTGGAAAGAAGAGATGGAGCTGACGCTGGTCGGGCTCCAGTACTCCGGGAAAACGACCTTTGTTAACGTGATCGCCGTAAGTTTCCCCCGTGGTTGCTAATATCAGCTATCGGCTAAGGGCAATGCTAACGCCATTATTGACGACAGCGGTTGGACGTCGTTAGCTTAGCCGTGTGCGAGACAGCCTGGTCCCTGGTTCCAGGTAGCCCAGCGGTGCTAACGCTCATCGGTGCCGCCGAACCCGGGACAGGTTGATTTTTCCCTCGGACAAATGAGCCCAGATGTGCCGCTTACTTTGCTTAAGCTAGCAGGCTTGCTTCGGTGAAGCCCTGTCTCAGGGGCTAGCTTAACATTTGCTGTCATATCACATCCAAAGTCCACATAGGAGATGTGTGCCTGCTCGACGCCTCATAGCAGCGAGACTTGAACGTCAGTGGGTACCGGCGGCAGAGATACCTGCTGCTCTTTCAACCATCCTCAACATTTCAGACATTCACTGAGATTAGCAAGCTTCCCTTAGTCCAGTTTTTTGCAGAAGGGGAGAGCCCCCTTGAAGAGTTATGAAAATCCATTCTTTAAAAGACTGTAGGCCACCTAGACCTAAGACTGTAGTAACCTCTTATATTAGATGCACAACTTAGACTTCACTGTCACATCTTATTTGATGACAGTATGCTCATAATGGAAAAACAGTTTTATATGGGCTCCAACATGAAATACACGCTTGTTCTCCTTGGGTTAACAATGAACCTGGATTACAGTGGCTAATGAGAGAGACGGACATTGAAGATACAACTGGGCTTCTTTATTTGTTAGAGGCAAAAGTGTGttaataaacttttttttgtgggggggggggtatatctaACTTAAATTGTAACCAGAGAGCAGCATAAAGTGTATAGGACACACAGAAGTTGATCACAGCATCATGTCTTCCCGTCATGATCTTACTGTAGTGCAGTGGCTGTATCTGCTTTACTTGCAACACTGTGGAATAACCCAATCTCAATGATTGAAAACAGGAAATATGTCTTTTGTCTTATTCAAGACAACATCCCGCTTTATCAGTTGCACTTGACAAGTTTATCTCGTGCAGCCATTCCTTTTCTCTCAAAATGGctactgtaaaagaaaaaaaaatcagaagtgGTTTCTACAGAAAGTATTTGGTACTTTTTTCTTCTGTAGCAGTTCCCGTTATTGCTGCTAAACCAAGTCTTGTGGCTCTCGGCAAAATTGCAGTAATCTGGGTGCAACGGATGAGGCGAGAGATTTGACAGTTGTATTGCGAATAGCAAACATTGTCACCATTGGTTTGGTTACAGCCATTAGTGGATTACAGCCGAGGTGCCCCTAGGTGAACCACTACCCAATAATTTTCTCTCGACTGTTTGCAGTCATTTAGATTACATCTTTTTTTTGGAGGATATAGTCCTAGTCCTAAATCTTTCACAGCAATGTGTTGGTGGAAGAAAAAAACCATTGCATTCAATGACAGATTCTTGAGTTAGTAGCCTTGATTTTTTTGTAGTGGTGCTTCCTGTGCGCAGTCATAAGACCTCTACAACTCATTTCCACTTAGCTTTGTCAGGTGACTCAGGCAAATCATGTGCTGTGAGTAGTGTGTGCTAGACAGTGCATGCTCTCATGTTTCCCAACAGAGGGGAGAAAAGAAGGAACATGAACAAGTTTTGCTGCTCAAGGGGATCACCAGTAAATTTCCCCCTCCGTAGTTTTTTTTGCTATTGTATTGGGCAGCTCTGTTTGCATTAATGAGTATTCACTACGTCCATGATTTAGAAGGAAGCACCTTGGATAATTTTCTGTGGATGGGAATTTCAGTATCGGACAGTATGATTGGAcatatcagaatactttatttatccctgaggggaaattgggtgtaTATTGCATTCCAAACAATTGTGTCTATATGACACACATATCCCATGTCAGATTGTTTTATTCTTGTACATTTCTGTTCTACATGGGTTTTTCATTTCATTGAGTTTATGTGGCCACAAATTTTCCGCCGTGGGAAGCTATTTACACTGTAATATGTCTGTATGCCACAGAAAAAGGGTCACGCCCAGTGCTGTTTGGTGTCTGTTTTCTAGTATGGATCTTCCAGAATATCCTGGAAGTAGTATGGCTCATTATCATTCAGGCCTAGTCATTCTCTAAACACTGAGGCACACTCCACATTCAAAAGGACAGTATTTTTTAGCAATGTTGGCACATACAatttctacaaaaaaaaaagaagaagcccttTCTAGTTTGTTTTTCTCATTTCAGTCTGGGCAGTTTAGCGAAGACATGATCCCCACAGTCGGGTTCAATATGAGGAAGGTCACTAAAGGAAACGTCACAATCAAGGTAGATATGTAAATCTTTCTGCAGCTGTTACACTATCACTGTCGCTAGTTCGTCCGTTAAGTGTTACCTAGCTGTTGTTTATCTTGGTAAAATGGAAGGAGTGCACTAATTTAAAAGGAAATTATCCCCTAACCAGTCTTAAAAATGCTAGCATTTGCATATTTACCTATTCACAAATTCTTAAACTAGAAATATGTACTAATTGTAATTTACTGTGATCAAATGTAGCGTTATTTTGTGACCCTGTGATACAATGTCACTGACTCCTTAGATCTGGGATATTGGAGGGCAGCCACGGTTCAGGAGCATGTGGGAACGCTACTGCCGGGGAGTAAATGCAATTGTGTgagtataattttttttttaaagccaaaTTGGATGCTGGCAGGTGCCACGTCATGGGTTGATTTTAAACATATCAGTAAATTACGATGAACAGAAAAAGCATTACCTTGAACAAGATATCCTATTTCCTGATCAATATTAAATTTTGTGATttccatttatatatatattgtctATTTCATAGATACATGGTTGATGCTGCAGATCGAGAAAAAGTGGAGGCGTCAAGAAATGAGCTCCATAATTTATTAGACAAACCTCAGTTGCAAGGAATTCCAGTGAGTGTTGCCTTTTTAGTGGGGTCAGAATTCATACCACTCAAATACTTCCTGTATCTGAATGTCATTTGTGGCGTCTGCCTGTGATGACCTGTTGCAAATTCAGTCTTCGCTGTTCCAGATCTAAACTGTTCTGCATTCTCAGGTTTTGGTACTTGGCAACAAAAGAGATCTTCCTAGCGCGCTAGATGAAAAGCAGCTCATTGAGAAAATGTGAGTATCTTTACTTCATGGTGGTTAATTTCTGCTAGCCCCAGTCAACCGTTGTCCTTTGTTCTCTGAGCACTGAATTTTTGCAGATTCCTCTCGTTaactttattttctcttttttaaaATCAGGGAGGATGTGATTGATATTATGTTGCAGTGTAGAGTGTCAAGAATATTGGCATCAGGTTGTCAGTGGATTCCTGTTTTATTGTGTAAGCAGTTAAAAATGGGCGTTAGCCTCAATATACCATGTCTTGTCTGCTTAATCATGCCTTCTCCTTTATCATCCCCCATCAATGAGAAAATGACGTCTGTCCTGCTGTAATGCTTCAATACATGTTTGCTGGGTGCAAGCTACACAGTCAGTCAGGACACACAGTTTTATAGTTTCACACAACTATATATAAAACATTGTATCACAAATAGTTGTATTAATGAAGAAAGAAGTCTGCTGCCTCTGATGGCAAGTATTTGGTCATTTCAAGTGTAATGCTCATCCAGTTAATTTCATGCACTAAAAATCAACAGGGGAAATGAGATTGCACATCAAATGGGGCGCACATTTTTCAAATGTGTTTGTTAATTTCTCTTTATAGGAACTTGGCAGCTATTCAAGACAGAGAGATATGCTGTTACTCTATTTCCTGCAAAGAGAAAGACAACATAGGTAAGTCACAGAAGAAGATAGTTGTGTCATTTGCTAATATTAGTGGGATCCGCTGACAAGCATCAAGTAAAATTCATTTGTAACTGATTGGGGTATTTTAGCGGTCTCACACAGGATTAAAAAATTCACACAAAAACAGTAACTTCTGGTTTTTTACAAGTACCCACTAAGAACAAGGACCAATTGTAGGTCTCTACAGAATAACCTTGATCATAAAATGATTCCATACTGACCCCACCTTGTAACTCTCATTACAGATATCACTCTTCAGTGGCTCATCCAGCACTCAAAATCACGAAGAAGCTGAAATTGCGGGACTTTTTCAGAGCTGTCTGCCATGTTGCCCTCATGCCACACCATCTCCACTCTGTGATGTACAGTTGTCTCTCCAACTAACACACTGCACTGTTCTGCTCGCgtcgccccccccttttttttattattccacctggtgactttttttttctccccacaacCCCTGAAAACGCACTACTGAAAGATATAAGCTTAAAAGAACCAATCTAAGGACTCACAGAATCTTTTCTCTCCTCTAAAGCGCTCCCTGAGCTTGGAGTGAGAACCTAATTTCCAATTCAACCATTTACTTCCCTGGCATTAAAACAGTTGATCATATCCAGCAATTTATAATACTAGTTTTAGGTATCTAACAGCACCCTCATGATGGATGGCTCAGTCAGTTAGATGAGCCTCTTGAATGATGAAAAATGTTCTTCAGATCGTCACACATGATGCAAAGGCAGGTCTCCACCTTTTTTCTCCATGCTCAACTGTGAGATCTTAACATTTGCCCAGTCACCTTTTGCCAAATGAAAGCGTTTCTTGAAAGGACATTTTTGTTTTAGGAAAGAGTGCATTAAAGTGTGTAGTTAAGCAGGTATGTACAAATATCAAGCTGGCAAGATTTTTACTgatgtgaatgcatgtgtatgaaTTCTGTATATGATTCTATTTAAAGTTTGAATGTACTGAAGGTAAAGCTGTGGGTTGTGTGGTTCACATTTTCCTGTGTAATTCACCTCAGTGAAAAGATGTCGTTTGTGCTGCCTCTGAGGCTGAGAGGGTGGCAGAATTTAAAGTGCCTTGTGCAATGTCTCATCTCTGAAGCAAAGCAGCATGCAAGGTGTGCCTACCAggagcaaagcaaaaaaaaaaaaaaaaaaacttgaatatACTCAAGAAATAAAAAGGCATGTTTTTAATTTAGAGTTTGCACTgttattcatttattattttactactttattaatccccgtggggcaattcttcctctgcatttaacacatccaaGCTGTGTAGCACCCGGagcccaactccagttcgtcttgccatgcccaggtcagaggcacagacaggagtataaccccctaacacgcatgtctttttgatggcgggggggggggggggtaaccggagcacccggagaaagcccaccacagacacggggagaacatgcaaaggccacacaagaggacgacctgggatgaccccccccccccaaggttggacaaccccgtttgaacccagggccttcttgctgtgaggcgacagcgctaacccctgggccacccTGCCGCCCATTTAGAGTTGTATACAAACACATTGTCTCAAAATCTGCATCCTTTCTAGTGGTAAGTGAAAGAGATGATACTGTTCATTTGTCAGCACTTGGGTGGGAAATAGTTTGATCTGTGCTGGTTTCTCTGGTGGTTAATTTCACAGCATGTTAATACATTTCACAACGGTCTCCATTTAATTCTTCAAAACTAGGGAAGTTGGGCAGTTTGTTCCCCTTTCACACCTTCCCTGTTGTCGGGCGTGCTCTTAAGTAGTTTTGCAGTTTTTGAACTTGATGTAATTCGTTGGTATCCAGCTCAGAAACGAAACTGGCGACAACGCCAAAGTCGCGCGGCCGTGCGTAGCTCGCCTGTGGCCACCTTCCATTGGTGCGTGATCTTGATCGCTCGACAAACGTCAAGCGTGCCACGATACCTAATCTAACGTCATCATAACAGTGACACCCGTGCGGACCAATCGCACAATGCTCCCGGGCTCTCCAAGATGACGACGTAATCAAGGAGCCAATCACACCAACGCCTGGGACGGGCTGGTTTGTTGACAGGAAGTGTGAGGCAGTCGCAGCAAGCCAGCCTCAGTGCCCGCAACTGAACCGTAAGTGTGGCCGCATTTCCACACTGCTTCGACTCCTAGTGTGTTCGTGGAACtaaattatgagttttaagattgATTCGAGGCAAAGATGCAATGGAGGTCAGTGGTAGTTGGGCTGGTCGTACTAAAACTGTCTCTAAACTGTGTCTTGTGGCTGGCCTTTGGACTTGGACGTAATGTAAGCTGGGGGTTCAACTTCCCTCTCAATTTTAAATTGCACAAATTAGATTTAAGTTTGTTCCACGATGGGAAAGAGGCGGCTGCCAAGCCCGACGCGTGGTCTCAGCGGACACACGACTACAGGTACGGAGAGTTACAGACGCCCTCCCCCAAGATCGGAGAAGAGTCGCCTCAGAGATCCTACATGAGCCTTTTCGATGGCAACAGGGACGAGTACGTCAGAAAGTACGGCTCCTTCCCAGACACGCTCAAAGCCAAGATGAAGGACATGGCCAAGGAGATGTTTTACTTTGGGTATGACAATTACATGAAATACGCCTTTCCCGAGGACGAGTTGAACCCCATTGACTGTGAGGGGAGGGGACCAGACATTCTCAACCCGTGAGTCACTCGATCTGATTACCTGTCTCAAAGAATGTAGACCTGACAACTATCTGCTGAATACAtgacacatgtacagtacacagcTATGACCAGGCCAACCGAGTCATGCCATGCGgttctacatgttacatgtatAGTACACAACTATGATGAGGGAAACCAAGTCATGCCATGCGgttctacatgttacatgtatAGTACACAACTGTGATGAGGGAAACCAAGCCATACCATGCGgttctacatgttacatgtatAGTACACAACTGTGATGAGGGAAACCAAGTCATGCCATGCGgttctacatgttacatgtatAGTACACAACTGTGATGAGGGAAACCAAGTCATACGATGCGgttctacatgttacatgtatAGTACACAACTGTGATGAGGGAAACCAAGTCATGCCATGCGgttctacatgttacatgtatAGTACACAACTGTGATGAGGGAAACCAAGTCATGCCATGCGgttctacatgttacatgtatAGTACACAACTGTGATGAGGGAAACCAAGTCATACCATGCGgttctacatgttacatgtatAGTACACAACTGTGATGAGGGAAACCAAGTCATGCCATGGGgttctacatgttacatgtatAGTAGACAACTGTGATGAGGGAAACCAAGCCATACCATGCGgttctacatgttacatgtatAGTACACAACTGTGATGAGGGAAACCAAGTCATACCATGCGgttctacatgttacatgtatAGTACACAACTATGATGAGGGAAACCAAGCCATACCATGCGgttctacatgttacatgtatAGTACACAACTGTGATGAGGGAAACCAAGTCATACCATGCGgttctacatgttacatgtatAGTACACCACTGTGATGAGGGAAACCAAGTCATGCCATGCGGTTCTACATGTCACATGTATAGTACACAACTGTGATGAGGGAAACCAAGTCATGCCATGCGgttctacatgttacatgtatAGTACACAACTGTGATGAGGGAAACCAAGTCATGCCATGCGgttctacatgttacatgtatAGTACACAACTGTGATGAGGGAAACCAAGCCATACCATGCGGCTCTACATGTTACATGTCTAGTACACAACTGTGATGAGGGAAACCAAGTCATGCCATGCGgttctacatgttacatgtatAGTACACAACTATGATGAGGGAAACCAAGGTGTACCGTGCGGTTCTACATGTTACGTGTATAGTACACAACTATGATGAGAGAAACCAAGTTGTACCGTGCGgttctacatgttacatgtatAGTACACAACTGTGATGAGGAAAACCAAGTCATGCCATGCGGTTCTACATGTTACATAGTACACAACTGTGATGAGGGAAACCAAGTCATACCATGCGGTTCTACATGTTACATGTCTAGTTCACAACTGTGATGAGGGAAATTAAGTCGTAACATGCTGGCTGTATGTTAGATGTTTACAGTACGCAAATATGATCAGAGGCAATTGATCATAATACACCAGCCTGATAACTGCCCTCTGCCACCAAGTCCTATTTGCATCTGTAATACGGGCAGTTTGTAACCAAATTAGTAAAATGAGCTTCAGGTAAATGTACAACTTTGGCACCAGTTTGATAACGGAAAGGGCCCCTTTAAACATGTATTATGGTTATCCTTGCATGGTGGTGTTGCCTATCTTCCCACATGACAAGACAGTTTATACAGTCTACACTAGTCCACATAGATGTGCACTAGAAAATCAATTGTATACTCATCAGTTTTATTACTGCTGCTATCCACAGGCTGAATTTTCCCCTGCTTTCATTTCAGGTCTAACATCAACATAAACGATGTCTTGGGGAACTACTCTCTGACACTCATTGACACATTGGACACCTTACTGGTGAGTTTCCGTGTCTTATCTGTCATGGGAAAGATCAGATTATTAGTAATCAAACCAGAAAGCTGTGCAAATACATACATTCGCCACAAGCAAGTCAGAGTATTTAAGCACAAATCATTATGTGCTTGCATCATTCAGAATTAAAGGATATTTAGGAAAATGCTTGAATGATTGTTACTGGCAAAATTAGATGAGTAGAGTCTTTTGAGGGATGTTGCTTGGGGCTTGGGGAATTTTCTCTGAAACTGAAATACTTGCTTTAACTCAAACCTGTACTACTACTGTGTGTCGAGAAACATATGTGAATTGTGTTAGAGTCACAAGGGAAATTCAGATTttcagaagaaaaggaaaacaaccCAATAAAATTTGAACACTCGCAGTGGTCactaaccctgctcctggagagctaccatcctgctggttttccctccaaccctaatttaacacatataagtagaatcaggtgtggtaaattagggttggagtgaaaaccagcaggatggtagctctccaggatcAGGGTTGGTGACCGCTGTGTCCGAATACCAACCCCATAGTTGGCATTCCCCTTACACTTGAGTATTACGTTCATGCGCAGCAGCCCAGGTAGAGAGGGCTATGTCTCCATAA
It encodes:
- the arl8ba gene encoding ADP-ribosylation factor-like protein 8B-A translates to MLALINRLLDWFKSLFWKEEMELTLVGLQYSGKTTFVNVIASGQFSEDMIPTVGFNMRKVTKGNVTIKIWDIGGQPRFRSMWERYCRGVNAIVYMVDAADREKVEASRNELHNLLDKPQLQGIPVLVLGNKRDLPSALDEKQLIEKMNLAAIQDREICCYSISCKEKDNIDITLQWLIQHSKSRRS